From a region of the Myroides sp. JBRI-B21084 genome:
- the ric gene encoding iron-sulfur cluster repair di-iron protein: MENLYTYAIGDIVTKNFKTAAVFKKYGIDFCCKGNLVLGDVIESKQINASQLVNDLEVALLENNNNADYTNWPLDLLVDYVEKIHHTYVNEKTETIQIFLEKLCSVHGGKHPELYEISELFNCSAQDLAAHMKKEELILFPFVKKMVEAKRKNIALQMPHFGTVENPIEMMKHEHVAEGERFEKIAALTNNYQVPADGCNTYKVTYQMLQDFENDLHTHIHIENNILFKKALKLETEFAVV; the protein is encoded by the coding sequence ATGGAAAATTTATATACATACGCTATTGGCGATATCGTTACTAAAAATTTTAAAACAGCAGCTGTTTTTAAAAAATACGGTATTGATTTTTGTTGTAAAGGAAATTTAGTATTAGGCGATGTTATTGAATCTAAACAAATAAATGCATCGCAGCTAGTTAACGATTTAGAAGTTGCTTTATTAGAAAACAATAATAATGCTGATTATACTAATTGGCCTTTGGATTTATTAGTCGATTATGTTGAAAAAATCCACCACACGTACGTGAACGAAAAAACCGAAACTATTCAAATTTTTTTAGAAAAATTATGTTCTGTTCATGGGGGTAAACATCCCGAACTGTATGAAATAAGTGAATTATTCAATTGTTCAGCTCAAGATTTAGCTGCACACATGAAAAAAGAAGAATTAATACTTTTTCCGTTTGTTAAAAAAATGGTTGAAGCTAAACGGAAAAATATTGCTTTGCAAATGCCACATTTTGGTACCGTTGAAAATCCAATTGAAATGATGAAGCACGAACACGTAGCCGAGGGCGAACGTTTTGAAAAAATTGCTGCTTTAACTAATAATTACCAAGTGCCTGCCGACGGATGTAATACCTATAAAGTTACTTACCAAATGTTGCAAGATTTTGAAAACGATTTACATACCCATATTCATATTGAAAATAATATTTTGTTTAAAAAGGCACTTAAATTAGAAACTGAATTTGCAGTGGTTTAA